CCTCGGCATCGAACAGCGGGCTTTCCGGCTGGACAGCCGGGCGTGGCTCGTCCGGCGCGTCGGAGACCGCCTCCCGGGCCCGGACCGGGGCGCTCATGGTCGAGCGGAAGGCGGCCTGCACTTTGGCTTTGCGGTCCCGCACGGCGAGGAAACGCAGCAGCGCCACAGCGACGACGGTGGTTGCCATCCCCGCGACCGGCAGCAGGGCGGTTCCCAGCCCGAAGAGGAGCAGCACGGTGGAAATGAAAGCTGTCAGCAGCCCAACCACACCGGCGAGGGCAAGTGCGGTGCGGCCGTATCGGATCCGGAACGCGCCCGTCGTTGCACTGCCGGATGGCGCGGCTACGGTTTCGGGGCTCTTCCTGATATCCATGGCTTTCTCCTGCGGGGCGGCGATATTCATGACCATCCCGGCTCGTGGGTCGGATGATTCAATAGCTGGAACATCTGCGAAAAACTCGGCAGCGGCGTGGGCCTGGTGCCGCCGGTTCCGCAGGACGTAAGGCGCAACCCATACGATCCAGAGCACAACGGCAACCACAAGGATCACGGAGCTGCTTAGGGGGATGTCCACAATCAAAACCGTATGAGCATTCCGCCAGCGCCTCCCGCATTAGGCTCGGTGTGTCGCGGGCAACGTGGCAAATCAATGGATTTATGACCCGGGAAGAGCCTTGGCAGGTCAGGCCCGGGATGCCAGCCACCGGTTGAGCAGCCCTTCAGGTACTTCTTCCGCCGTCAACGCGAACGACCGGTGGTCAGCCCATGCCCCGTTAATGTGCAGGAACCTGGGCCGGTAACCCTCGTCGCGGAAGCCAAGCTTTTCCACCACCCGCAGGCTGGGGCCGTTCTCCGGGCGGATGTTGATCTCCATCCGGTGCAGTCCGAGGACCTGGAAACAATGGTCGGTGGCCAACGCGACTGCGGTGGGCGCGATGCCATGCCCCGCCCGTGCCTGGTCAACCCAGTACCCCAGGGTGGCCATCATGGCCGAACCCCACACAATGGAGGACACCGTCAGCTGGCCAACGATTGCCGGCGCTGCGGACCGTGGCGTGCGTTCGGTGATCAGGAACGGCAAGGCGGTGCCCTGGGCCGCCTGGATCTTCAGCGACCTGACCATCTGCCGGTAGTCCGGGAGACGGCCGCCGGGAGCGGGATTGGAAGCCTCCCAGGGCTCCAGCCACTTCCGGTTGCGTGACCTCACCTCGGTCCATTCCCGCTTGTCCCGGTACCTGATGGGGCGCAGGACCAGGTCACCACACTCCAGCGTGGTCGGCCAGATCGGACCGGGACGCACGGCAGTTACTTAGCGAGACCGGCAGCGAAGCCCGGCAGCCATTCCCGAAGGCCGGGGCCGAGGTCTTCGCTGTCAATGGCAAGCTGAACGCAGGCCTTAAGGTAGCTGAGCTTGTCCCCGGTGTCGTAACGGCGGCCGCGGAACACCACGCCGTAAACGCCGTAGCCTTCGCCTTCGCCGGCGGCCAGTTCCTGCAGCGCGTCCGTCAGCTGGATTTCGCCGCCGCGGCCCGGGCCCGTGCGTTCCAGCACGTCAAAAACTTCGGGGTGGAGGACGTAGCGGCCAATGACGGCCAGGTTCGATGGAGCCTCGTCCACGTCCGGCTTTTCGACGAGCTTGTTGATCCGGACGTAGCCTTCACCGTCAATCGCCTGGACGTCGGCGCAGCCGTAGGCACTGATCTGGGAGGGCTCCACCTCAATGAGGGCCACCACGGATCCGCCGGTTTTGGCCTGCACTTCGATCATGGTGCTGAGCAGATCATCCCGGGCATCGATCAGGTCATCGCCCAGGAGGACGGCGAACGGTTCGTTGCCGACGTGCTGCCTTGCACGAAGCACCGCATGGCCCAGCCCGTTGGGGTCACCCTGCCGGACGTAGTGGATATCGCCAAGGTTGCTGGCGGCCTGAATGGACTCAAGCTTGGCCATATCGCCTTTGGCTTCCAGCGTGTCCTCCAACGAGGGAACCCTGTCGAAGTGATCCTCCAGGGCGCGTTTGTTGCGCCCGGTGATCATCAGGATGTCGTTCAGTCCAACGTTGACAGCCTCTTCAACCACGTACTGGATGGCCGGCTTGTCCACCACCGGAAGCATTTCCTTGGGCATCGCTTTGGTGGCCGGCAGGAACCGGGTGCCGAGACCCGCTGCGGGGATTACGGCCTTGCGTACAGTCTGCTGAGAGGTAGTCACTGGACTAATCTAACGGAGGGGCAGACCATTCAATAATTCCTGCCCGCCCGTGCCCTGCATCCGGCAGACGGCACATCTGCAACGCGGAAGAGGTGACCCTATGTCCGAGCACGACAGGGCCGTCAAGGAAAGCATCCGGGCACGCCACCGGGCGCAGCGCACGGCCACGCCCTCGGGCCAGCGGGATGCCGCCGGCGCCGCCATCGCCGTCCACGGCGCAACCTGGGCCGAGCAGCTGGCAGGTGCTGCGCCGTCGACCTTTTGCGCCTATTTGGGCGTGGTGCCTGAGCCGCCCACCCTGCCGCTTATCAGCGAACTCCACCGCCGCGGACACACGGTCCTGCTCCCGGTTTGCGAACCGGGGCGCCAGCTGAGTTGGACGCAGTGGACGCCGGAAACAGAGTTCGTCCGCAGCCGCTTTGCCCCTGTCCTGGAACCCGCCGGCCCCCGGCATGGCCTGGCCATCATGGCTTCCGTGTCCGGCCTCCTGATGCCTGCCACGGCACTGGATCTGAGCGGGAACAGGATCGGCCAGGGCGGCGGCTACTACGACGTCCTGCTCGGCTCACTGGCCAGCGAAGGGTTGGAGATCCCGCTGGCGGCCATCGTCTTCGATACTGAAGTCCTGCCGGCCGGAACCATCCCCGCCGAAGCGTTCGACCGCAAAGTACCCGTTGCCTTGACCCCGTCCGGACTGGTTCGGTTGTCGCCCCCTCCTGAATAGCTCCGGCGCCGTGCTAAGGAGCTCCCCGCCGGGGGTGATAGAATTAGCACTCAGGCCCTGAGACTGCTAATGGACGGCCCGCCCGTTCAAGGCAGCGCAGGACCTCTCGTTTGCCCAAGAGGAGGATCACCAGTGCCCACTTATGCCTACGCCTGCAAGGATTGCGGCCACGCCTTCGACGTTTTCCAGTCGTTTACCGACAGCACCCTGACGTCATGCCCGGAGTGCCAGGGTGCCTTGCGCAAGAAGTTCAATAGCGTCGGTGTGGTGTTCAAGGGCTCCGGCTTCTACCGGACGGACTCCCGCGACGCCAAGGGAAGCACCGTTTCTGCAGCTCCTGCGGCAGCGCCTGCCCCGGCAGCTGCACCGGCCCCGGCCGCCGCAACCGCAGCCGCAGCCAGCTGAACGTAGTCATCACCGCGCTTCGTTAGTCACCTTGGCACCGCGTTCGACGCCGGCAGCCAAGTTATCCACATAGGCATCTTCGCTCCTGTGCCCCGCCGTCGCGGGACCATAGCGTGGGTGCCATGCCAGCCACTCTCTTTCGTCCGGGACGCGGAGCCGCATCCGCCGTCCGCCCGGTACGCCGCCCGCCGGCGGCCGGAGTCACCCGCCGCCCCGGCCGCCGCAGATTCCTGTCGTGGCTGAGCCGGAACCGGCGTCTCGCCATCGCCCTCCTGCTGTGCGCTGCCGCCGGGATCACCGTCCATCAGCTCACGCCCCCGCCCGCAGACACGGCCACGACGCTGGCGGCCGCGCGGGACCTGCCCGCCGGCACCGCCCTGGCAGCAGCCGATCTGGCGTCTGTGCGCATTCCCCCGCAGCTGGTGAGTGACGGGTCAATCACCGTGCCAGGCGAAGCGACAGGCAAACAGCTGGCGGCGCCCCTGCGCAAAGGGCAGCTGCTGACGGATTCCCAGCTGCTGGGCCCGGGACTCCTTACCGGAACAGCGGCAGGTGCCGCCGCCGTGCCGCTGAGGATGGCAGACCCTTCCTCGATCCAGCTGGTGTCTCCCGGGCAGCTGGTCAACGTGGTGCTGACCGGAGCCAACGGCTACGACCAGAACTCCCCGTCCGAAGTACTCGCTTCCTCTGTGCCGGTCCTCTGGACATCGGGGCAGGGCGGAAAGACAGGTCAATGGCTCGGGACCGCTGAAACGGACGGGCTGATCGTGGTGGCGGCCGCCCCGGAACAGGCCGCCCGCCTGGCCGGCGCGTCCACCCAGGGCAAGCTGTTCTTTGTCCTCGTCGGACCTCCCGCCGCCGGAGGGTGACGCGGTGAGCGGCGCAGCGCGGCCCGCAGGCAACCTGGCGCGGTTAGCCCCAGTGCGGCGGTTTGTTCTCCTTGAGCCACGAGTCATGATCGTCTTCGGCGCCGTCTCCCCAATTCCGGGGATCGTCCTCAGCCGCCTTGTTCGGCAGGATTCCCCCGGTACCGGCCTTCGGGTCAACGGGCGCGGCTTGGCCGTCGCCGTTGTTGTCCGGCTGGCCGCCGTCTTCGGTGTTGTCCTGGCCGTGGTCCTGCGGGGTCACAACAGCCTCCCTCTCCAGGCGTGGGGCCTGGTCATCGTTCCTATCATCTCCGGCCGTTCCCGCCGGGCGCGAGTCCAGGTCCTCGTCAAAGAAACCACCCGAGGCGGTGCCCCGTCCCGGGGGCAGGACATTTTCGAGTCCCA
The window above is part of the Pseudarthrobacter sp. IC2-21 genome. Proteins encoded here:
- the galU gene encoding UTP--glucose-1-phosphate uridylyltransferase GalU is translated as MTTSQQTVRKAVIPAAGLGTRFLPATKAMPKEMLPVVDKPAIQYVVEEAVNVGLNDILMITGRNKRALEDHFDRVPSLEDTLEAKGDMAKLESIQAASNLGDIHYVRQGDPNGLGHAVLRARQHVGNEPFAVLLGDDLIDARDDLLSTMIEVQAKTGGSVVALIEVEPSQISAYGCADVQAIDGEGYVRINKLVEKPDVDEAPSNLAVIGRYVLHPEVFDVLERTGPGRGGEIQLTDALQELAAGEGEGYGVYGVVFRGRRYDTGDKLSYLKACVQLAIDSEDLGPGLREWLPGFAAGLAK
- a CDS encoding 5-formyltetrahydrofolate cyclo-ligase; the protein is MSEHDRAVKESIRARHRAQRTATPSGQRDAAGAAIAVHGATWAEQLAGAAPSTFCAYLGVVPEPPTLPLISELHRRGHTVLLPVCEPGRQLSWTQWTPETEFVRSRFAPVLEPAGPRHGLAIMASVSGLLMPATALDLSGNRIGQGGGYYDVLLGSLASEGLEIPLAAIVFDTEVLPAGTIPAEAFDRKVPVALTPSGLVRLSPPPE
- a CDS encoding FmdB family zinc ribbon protein — encoded protein: MPTYAYACKDCGHAFDVFQSFTDSTLTSCPECQGALRKKFNSVGVVFKGSGFYRTDSRDAKGSTVSAAPAAAPAPAAAPAPAAATAAAAS
- a CDS encoding RcpC/CpaB family pilus assembly protein; translation: MPATLFRPGRGAASAVRPVRRPPAAGVTRRPGRRRFLSWLSRNRRLAIALLLCAAAGITVHQLTPPPADTATTLAAARDLPAGTALAAADLASVRIPPQLVSDGSITVPGEATGKQLAAPLRKGQLLTDSQLLGPGLLTGTAAGAAAVPLRMADPSSIQLVSPGQLVNVVLTGANGYDQNSPSEVLASSVPVLWTSGQGGKTGQWLGTAETDGLIVVAAAPEQAARLAGASTQGKLFFVLVGPPAAGG
- a CDS encoding GNAT family protein, translated to MRPGPIWPTTLECGDLVLRPIRYRDKREWTEVRSRNRKWLEPWEASNPAPGGRLPDYRQMVRSLKIQAAQGTALPFLITERTPRSAAPAIVGQLTVSSIVWGSAMMATLGYWVDQARAGHGIAPTAVALATDHCFQVLGLHRMEINIRPENGPSLRVVEKLGFRDEGYRPRFLHINGAWADHRSFALTAEEVPEGLLNRWLASRA